A genomic stretch from Shewanella sediminis HAW-EB3 includes:
- a CDS encoding DNA translocase FtsK codes for MSKGNSIKTLSGVQRLLEGGLIICCMLATYVLLALSSFYSSDPGWSQSHFEGEIQNVTGAVGAWTADVLFYFFGYTAYLIPIIMALTGWLLFKRTHKLLEIDYFSVGLRLIGFLLIVFSLAALASMNANDIYEFSAGGVAGDVIRDAMLPYFNKLGTTLLLLCFVGAGFTLLTGISWLTIVDLTGFSAIWVFNSLRSLPERFKRDSGETEDTQGFMSVFDKFKEKRNQSEDDFEDEELDSERLDTHLNQFEELNHGEQLNTNSRIEPQLESEEDAIDDEVHLAPSATAPETELDEIDFDSQTSVGAVSLAKPKVVESAKIVDGIVVLPGQDLEQAKKPITPLPSISLLDVPNRKANPISREELEQVGALVEVKLADFNIVAKVVGVFPGPVVTRFELELAPGVKASKVTNLSKDLARSLLAESVRVVEVIPGKAYVGIELPNKFRETVFMRDVLDSKTFAESKSHLSMVLGQDIAGEPVVVDLGKMPHLLVAGTTGSGKSVGVNVMITSLLYKSGPDDVRFIMIDPKMLELSVYEGIPHLLCEVVTDMKEAANSLRWCVGEMERRYKLMSALGVRNLKGYNAKIKEAKESGQPITDPLWKSSDSMEPEAPELDKLPSIVVVVDEFADMMMIVGKKVEELIARIAQKARAAGIHLILATQRPSVDVITGLIKANIPTRMAFQVSSRIDSRTILDQQGAETLLGMGDMLYLPPGTSIPIRVHGAFIDDHEVHAVVADWHSRGKPQYIDEILQGSTEGEQVLLPGEASDAEEESDALYDEAVAFVTETRRGSISSVQRKFKIGYNRAARIIEQMEAQGVVSSQGHNGNREVLAPPPPKAF; via the coding sequence TTCTTCTTGCCCTCAGTAGTTTTTACTCTTCCGATCCGGGTTGGAGTCAATCACATTTCGAAGGTGAAATTCAAAATGTTACCGGTGCGGTAGGAGCATGGACAGCGGATGTGTTGTTCTACTTTTTCGGTTACACCGCTTACCTTATTCCAATCATTATGGCGTTGACGGGCTGGTTGCTTTTTAAACGTACCCACAAGCTACTCGAGATTGATTACTTTTCGGTAGGGTTAAGGCTCATTGGTTTTCTGCTCATTGTTTTCAGTTTAGCCGCCCTTGCCAGCATGAATGCTAATGATATCTATGAATTTTCTGCCGGAGGTGTCGCCGGGGACGTGATCCGCGATGCCATGTTGCCTTATTTTAATAAATTAGGTACCACTCTATTGCTGCTTTGTTTTGTTGGAGCAGGTTTTACACTACTCACCGGGATTAGCTGGTTAACGATTGTCGATTTAACGGGGTTTTCCGCTATTTGGGTTTTCAACTCACTACGTTCGCTACCCGAACGCTTTAAACGTGACTCTGGTGAAACCGAAGATACACAAGGCTTCATGTCTGTATTCGATAAATTCAAAGAGAAACGCAATCAATCGGAAGATGATTTTGAAGATGAAGAGCTTGATTCCGAACGTTTAGATACTCACTTGAATCAATTTGAAGAGCTAAATCACGGTGAACAGCTAAACACAAACAGTCGTATCGAGCCACAACTTGAAAGTGAAGAGGATGCTATCGATGATGAGGTCCACCTGGCCCCGTCTGCCACAGCTCCGGAAACTGAACTCGATGAAATTGATTTTGACAGTCAGACATCAGTTGGCGCTGTAAGCCTTGCTAAACCTAAGGTTGTCGAGTCCGCTAAAATCGTTGATGGTATTGTGGTTTTACCAGGGCAAGATCTCGAGCAGGCAAAGAAACCCATTACTCCGCTGCCAAGCATCTCTCTGTTAGATGTCCCAAATAGGAAGGCTAATCCTATCAGCCGTGAAGAGTTAGAGCAGGTTGGGGCGCTGGTAGAGGTTAAACTTGCCGATTTTAATATCGTAGCAAAGGTTGTTGGGGTTTTCCCCGGGCCTGTTGTTACCCGATTCGAGCTAGAGTTAGCGCCTGGCGTTAAAGCATCTAAAGTCACCAACCTTTCTAAAGATTTAGCACGCTCTCTATTGGCTGAAAGTGTTCGAGTTGTAGAAGTGATCCCTGGCAAGGCCTATGTCGGCATCGAATTACCTAATAAGTTTCGTGAAACCGTATTTATGCGAGATGTGTTGGACAGTAAAACATTCGCAGAGAGTAAGTCTCATTTGAGCATGGTGTTAGGTCAGGATATTGCCGGTGAGCCGGTCGTTGTCGACTTGGGCAAAATGCCACATCTCCTGGTAGCCGGTACGACGGGTTCGGGTAAGTCAGTCGGTGTGAATGTGATGATCACCAGCTTGCTGTATAAATCCGGACCTGATGATGTTCGTTTTATCATGATCGATCCTAAGATGCTTGAACTCTCAGTTTATGAAGGGATCCCGCATCTTCTTTGTGAAGTCGTTACCGATATGAAAGAAGCGGCAAACTCGCTTCGATGGTGTGTGGGTGAGATGGAGCGTCGATATAAGCTGATGTCAGCCCTTGGGGTTCGAAACCTGAAAGGTTACAACGCGAAAATCAAAGAGGCGAAAGAATCAGGCCAACCTATCACAGATCCCTTATGGAAATCTTCAGATAGCATGGAGCCTGAAGCTCCGGAATTGGATAAGCTCCCATCTATTGTGGTCGTGGTGGATGAGTTTGCCGACATGATGATGATTGTGGGTAAAAAAGTAGAAGAACTCATCGCCCGAATCGCTCAAAAAGCACGTGCCGCAGGCATTCATTTGATACTTGCAACACAACGACCTTCTGTCGATGTGATCACGGGTCTGATTAAGGCCAACATTCCAACCAGAATGGCGTTCCAGGTATCGAGCCGTATCGACTCTCGTACTATCTTAGACCAGCAGGGAGCCGAAACCCTGTTGGGGATGGGTGATATGCTCTATCTGCCACCAGGGACCAGTATACCCATTCGTGTTCATGGTGCGTTTATCGATGATCATGAAGTTCATGCTGTCGTGGCCGATTGGCATAGTCGAGGCAAACCGCAATATATCGATGAGATCCTGCAGGGCTCGACCGAAGGGGAGCAGGTATTGTTACCCGGAGAAGCCAGTGATGCCGAAGAAGAGTCCGATGCGCTCTATGATGAAGCGGTTGCTTTCGTTACAGAGACTCGCAGAGGTTCAATATCCAGTGTACAGCGTAAGTTTAAAATCGGTTACAACCGCGCCGCTAGAATCATTGAGCAGATGGAAGCTCAGGGAGTGGTGAGCTCTCAAGGCCATAACGGTAACCGTGAGGTACTTGCGCCGCCACCGCCTAAGGCATTTTAG
- the lolA gene encoding outer membrane lipoprotein chaperone LolA, whose translation MRKTLSILAISLPLLVSGYAQASESGVLKAKLAEISTLKANFTQTVTDVNKKEIQKGSGVFALAYPNQFYWHLTEPDESLIVADGRDVWIYNPFAEEVSVMDLNQAINASPIALLVHRDEETWSKYTVTNEEGCFSIAPKSVDAGVESVDVCFDGNTLTQMVLQDQQGNVSQFMLSDQTAISDDELSMFKFTVPDDVDIDDQRLNTVN comes from the coding sequence ATGAGAAAGACCCTATCAATACTCGCTATCAGTCTGCCACTATTGGTCTCGGGTTACGCTCAGGCCAGTGAGTCAGGAGTGTTAAAAGCAAAACTTGCCGAGATATCGACCCTAAAGGCAAACTTTACCCAGACAGTGACTGATGTTAATAAAAAAGAGATCCAGAAAGGGAGTGGTGTATTTGCACTGGCTTATCCGAATCAATTTTATTGGCATCTCACGGAGCCGGATGAATCATTAATCGTTGCCGATGGACGTGATGTTTGGATCTATAATCCATTTGCAGAAGAGGTCTCTGTGATGGATCTCAATCAAGCAATCAATGCATCGCCGATTGCACTTTTGGTTCATCGGGATGAAGAAACCTGGTCAAAATACACTGTAACAAATGAAGAGGGGTGTTTTAGTATCGCTCCGAAGAGTGTCGATGCGGGGGTTGAATCGGTCGATGTGTGTTTCGACGGAAACACCCTGACCCAAATGGTGCTGCAAGACCAGCAGGGCAATGTAAGCCAATTTATGTTATCGGATCAAACTGCCATCAGCGATGACGAGCTCTCCATGTTTAAATTTACCGTTCCGGATGATGTTGATATCGATGATCAGCGTCTTAATACCGTCAATTAA
- a CDS encoding replication-associated recombination protein A gives MSSFSFDFAPDFRPLAARMRPETISQYIGQTHLLGEGKPLRKALEAGRAHSMMFWGPPGTGKTTLAELVANYANAHVERISAVTSGVKEIRTAIEHAKNVAESRGQRTLLFVDEVHRFNKSQQDAFLPFIEDGTVIFVGATTENPSFEINNALLSRARVYLIKKLTNDEIVHIVRQALTDEERGLGKRKLLIPDNVALKLANVSEGDARKALNLIELMSDMLADGGSFSEEMIIEVAGQQLAGFDKNGDQFYDLISAVHKSIRGSAPDAALYWFCRMLEGGCDPLYIARRLLAIASEDIGNADPVAMTVALNAWECFHRVGPSEGERAIAQAIVYLASAPKSNSVYTAFKAARQLARETGQEAVPEHLRNAPTQLMQDLGYGEGYRYAHDEPNSYASGECYFPEGLAESRFYYPTEHGFEKRIKAKLEHLAQLDRDSEIKRYE, from the coding sequence GTGTCAAGTTTTAGTTTCGATTTTGCGCCCGACTTTAGGCCTTTGGCCGCTCGAATGCGGCCTGAAACCATATCTCAGTATATTGGTCAAACCCATCTTTTAGGTGAGGGGAAACCCCTTCGTAAAGCCCTCGAGGCCGGGCGTGCCCACTCTATGATGTTCTGGGGACCGCCTGGTACCGGAAAGACAACGTTGGCAGAGTTAGTGGCTAACTATGCCAATGCGCATGTCGAACGCATTTCGGCAGTGACATCGGGTGTCAAAGAGATCCGCACTGCTATCGAGCACGCAAAGAATGTTGCCGAATCCAGAGGACAAAGAACCTTACTCTTTGTCGATGAAGTGCACCGTTTCAATAAGAGTCAGCAAGATGCCTTTCTTCCGTTCATCGAAGATGGGACTGTGATATTCGTTGGTGCGACGACAGAGAATCCCTCTTTCGAGATCAATAATGCCCTGTTATCGCGTGCACGGGTTTACCTGATTAAGAAGTTGACGAACGATGAGATTGTGCACATCGTTAGACAGGCGCTGACAGATGAGGAGCGCGGTCTGGGTAAGCGTAAGTTACTGATCCCGGATAATGTTGCGCTAAAGCTCGCCAATGTATCTGAAGGTGATGCGCGTAAGGCATTAAACCTGATTGAATTGATGAGTGATATGCTTGCCGATGGTGGCAGTTTCAGTGAGGAGATGATCATAGAAGTTGCTGGTCAACAACTGGCAGGCTTCGATAAAAATGGCGATCAATTCTACGATCTTATCTCCGCTGTGCATAAATCCATTCGTGGTTCTGCGCCGGACGCGGCCTTGTATTGGTTTTGCCGAATGTTGGAAGGAGGATGTGATCCTCTTTATATCGCACGTCGATTACTGGCCATTGCGTCTGAAGATATCGGTAATGCCGATCCGGTGGCTATGACGGTGGCACTCAACGCATGGGAATGTTTCCACCGCGTCGGACCATCGGAAGGGGAAAGAGCCATCGCTCAGGCGATAGTTTACCTCGCGAGTGCTCCAAAGAGTAATTCAGTCTATACGGCATTTAAAGCCGCGAGACAATTAGCCCGCGAAACAGGTCAAGAAGCCGTTCCTGAGCACCTACGTAATGCACCCACACAGTTGATGCAAGACCTCGGATATGGCGAAGGCTATCGCTACGCACATGATGAGCCAAACTCCTATGCGAGCGGTGAATGTTATTTCCCCGAAGGTTTGGCAGAATCCCGGTTTTACTACCCGACGGAACATGGTTTTGAGAAGCGAATAAAAGCTAAATTAGAACATTTGGCGCAACTTGATAGAGACAGTGAGATCAAACGGTATGAATAA
- the crcB gene encoding fluoride efflux transporter CrcB, which yields MNNILFVALGGSIGAVFRYLLSIFMLQLFGSAFPFGTLLVNVIGSFLMGTIYALGQVSQVSPEIKALVGVGLLGALTTFSTFSNETLLLIQSGAWIKAFFNIALNLCLCIFMVYLGQQLVFSRI from the coding sequence ATGAATAATATTCTATTTGTCGCGCTGGGTGGATCAATTGGGGCAGTTTTTCGCTATCTGCTCTCAATTTTCATGCTTCAGCTATTTGGCTCAGCATTTCCTTTTGGTACACTGTTAGTTAATGTCATCGGCTCGTTTCTGATGGGTACAATTTATGCCCTCGGCCAAGTCAGTCAAGTGAGTCCTGAAATTAAGGCGTTGGTTGGTGTTGGGCTTTTAGGGGCGCTTACTACATTTTCAACTTTTTCCAATGAGACTCTGTTATTGATCCAGAGTGGTGCTTGGATAAAGGCATTTTTTAATATCGCTCTGAACCTCTGCCTATGTATATTCATGGTCTATTTGGGACAGCAGTTGGTTTTTTCTCGCATTTAA
- the serS gene encoding serine--tRNA ligase produces the protein MLDPKFLRTELEATAERLATRGFILDVERLSKLEEKRKSLQMATEELQASRNAISKSIGQAKAKGEDVAPIMAQVGDLGSQLDTKKQELAELLETLNAIAMSVPNLPDESVPAGADESENVEVRRWGTPKEFNFEVKDHVELGETLGGLDFKAAVKITGTRFIIMKGQIARMNRALAQFMLDLHTTEHGYTEAYVPLLVNEESLLGTGQLPKFGEDLFHTKPATEEGQGLSLIPTAEVPLTNIARDTIIDEADLPVKLTAHTPCFRSEAGSYGRDTRGLIRQHQFDKVELVQLVKPEDSMAALDSLTGHAETVLQKLELPYRTVVLCTGDMGFGSSKTFDIEVWLPAQNTYREISSCSNMQDFQARRMQARYKAKSAKKPALLHTLNGSGLAVGRTLVAVIENYQNEDGSITVPEVLRPYMGGLEKIG, from the coding sequence ATGTTAGATCCAAAATTTTTACGTACAGAATTAGAAGCTACGGCCGAGCGCCTGGCAACCCGCGGTTTTATTCTAGATGTTGAGCGTCTAAGTAAGTTAGAGGAAAAGCGAAAGTCGTTGCAAATGGCGACTGAAGAGCTGCAAGCTTCCCGTAATGCAATATCCAAATCCATTGGACAAGCAAAAGCGAAAGGGGAAGATGTTGCACCTATCATGGCTCAAGTGGGCGATCTTGGTTCGCAACTCGATACAAAGAAGCAGGAGCTGGCAGAGTTACTCGAGACACTGAATGCTATTGCCATGAGTGTGCCAAACTTACCTGACGAATCTGTGCCTGCCGGTGCCGATGAAAGTGAAAATGTCGAGGTTAGACGTTGGGGCACACCTAAAGAGTTTAACTTTGAAGTGAAAGATCACGTCGAACTCGGTGAAACTTTAGGTGGATTAGATTTTAAAGCCGCGGTTAAAATTACCGGTACACGCTTCATTATCATGAAAGGGCAAATTGCCCGCATGAACAGAGCACTGGCGCAGTTCATGCTGGACCTTCACACGACAGAGCATGGCTATACTGAAGCCTATGTTCCTCTGTTGGTTAATGAAGAGAGCTTGCTTGGTACGGGTCAGCTACCTAAATTTGGTGAAGACCTTTTCCATACCAAGCCTGCAACTGAAGAAGGCCAAGGTCTAAGCCTTATCCCAACGGCTGAAGTACCGTTAACTAATATCGCGCGCGATACCATCATCGATGAAGCAGATCTTCCGGTTAAGTTGACTGCTCATACACCTTGTTTCAGAAGTGAAGCGGGATCTTACGGTCGTGATACTCGTGGTTTGATCCGCCAACACCAATTCGACAAGGTTGAACTGGTTCAATTGGTTAAGCCTGAAGATTCTATGGCTGCATTAGATTCATTAACAGGTCATGCAGAAACGGTTCTTCAGAAGCTGGAACTTCCTTATCGTACCGTTGTTTTATGTACGGGCGACATGGGCTTCGGTTCAAGCAAAACCTTCGATATTGAAGTTTGGCTACCAGCTCAAAACACCTATAGAGAGATCTCATCTTGTAGCAACATGCAAGACTTCCAGGCTCGTCGTATGCAAGCCCGTTACAAGGCTAAGTCAGCGAAAAAACCTGCACTATTACATACATTAAATGGCTCCGGACTCGCTGTAGGTCGTACGCTCGTAGCGGTAATTGAAAACTACCAAAATGAAGACGGTAGCATCACAGTACCTGAAGTTTTACGTCCATACATGGGCGGTTTAGAAAAGATCGGTTAA
- a CDS encoding TusE/DsrC/DsvC family sulfur relay protein: MNSFEYKGEQIETDTQGYLKQVSQWNEEIAELIAAQEEITLTPAHWEVIHFVRDFYLEYKTSPAIRILVKAIGQKLGADKGNSKYLYTLFPTGPAKQATKVAGLPKPAKCI, encoded by the coding sequence TTGAATAGTTTTGAATATAAAGGCGAGCAGATTGAAACCGATACTCAGGGCTACCTTAAGCAGGTTTCACAGTGGAACGAAGAGATTGCCGAACTCATAGCCGCACAGGAGGAGATCACGCTCACTCCGGCTCATTGGGAGGTCATTCACTTTGTGCGTGATTTCTATTTAGAATACAAGACAAGCCCGGCAATACGTATACTGGTTAAAGCCATCGGCCAAAAGTTAGGTGCCGATAAGGGTAACTCTAAGTACCTGTATACTCTATTCCCTACTGGCCCAGCTAAACAAGCGACTAAGGTTGCAGGTTTACCTAAACCGGCGAAATGTATCTAG